A genome region from Nocardiopsis exhalans includes the following:
- a CDS encoding SDR family oxidoreductase, whose protein sequence is MSTSTRPHRYVTATDGQRLAVYSAGPTRLPPPPSTDAHGAVPPTRLPPPPSRDAYGAVPPTGPTLLLVHGYPDNATVWESLVADLAADYHVVSYDVRGAGRSTAPDDRSGYLMDQLADDLRTVADSVSPDRPVHLIAHDWGSIQTWHAVTEAEHAHRFASFTSVSGPNLDHAGHWLQQAPDGVRNVLRQAVRSSYIGFFSTPGLPEAAWLSGIGGAALAGLERIGGGPRVPAKRATRDYLNGLELYRANMFRRFTRPTERRTGVPVQVLAPTHDAFMVEQVQSNAARWVEDFRFHRFKGGHWSVRSHPAPVARRVRAFVEEIESGSPRPTRNLTAQQARRHGGAFAGQVAVITGAGSGIGRCLAFELAERGARIVAVDVNAPAAERTAELCSMITPGSSAQRVDVTDSAAMDKLAAGVREEYGVPDLVVNNAGIGVAGPFLEASTEDLERVIDINLWGVINGVRAFAPMMVESGGGGRIVNTASAASYLPSRLYGAYSATKAAVLGLSRSLRGELAGKGVSVTAVCPGLINTGIISNARLSGMGEVSGTKDKLNRLYRLRGYTPEKAARRIANAIESGPEIVPVTSEAHIGLALSRLSPAAIRGYARVAPPI, encoded by the coding sequence ATGAGCACGAGCACCCGACCGCACCGCTACGTCACCGCCACCGACGGCCAACGCCTGGCCGTCTACTCCGCCGGCCCCACCCGTCTCCCTCCACCGCCCTCAACGGACGCCCACGGCGCAGTACCGCCCACCCGTCTCCCTCCACCACCCTCAAGGGACGCCTACGGCGCAGTACCTCCCACTGGTCCCACTTTGCTGCTCGTCCACGGCTACCCGGACAACGCCACCGTGTGGGAGTCCCTCGTCGCCGACCTGGCCGCGGACTACCACGTGGTCAGCTACGACGTCCGAGGCGCCGGGCGCTCCACCGCACCCGACGACCGCTCCGGCTACCTGATGGACCAGCTCGCCGACGACCTGCGCACCGTCGCCGATTCCGTCAGCCCCGACCGGCCCGTGCACCTGATCGCCCACGACTGGGGATCCATCCAGACCTGGCACGCCGTCACCGAGGCCGAGCACGCCCACCGGTTCGCGTCCTTCACCTCGGTCTCGGGCCCCAACCTCGACCACGCCGGCCACTGGCTCCAGCAGGCCCCCGACGGCGTCCGCAACGTGCTGCGCCAGGCCGTGCGCTCCAGTTACATCGGTTTCTTCAGCACTCCCGGACTGCCCGAGGCCGCCTGGCTCAGCGGGATCGGCGGCGCAGCCCTGGCCGGGCTGGAGCGCATCGGCGGCGGCCCCCGGGTCCCCGCCAAGCGCGCCACCCGCGACTACCTCAACGGGCTGGAGCTGTACCGCGCCAACATGTTCCGCCGCTTCACCCGGCCCACCGAACGCCGCACCGGCGTGCCGGTCCAGGTCCTGGCGCCCACGCACGACGCGTTCATGGTCGAGCAGGTGCAGTCCAACGCCGCGCGCTGGGTCGAGGACTTCCGCTTCCACCGCTTCAAGGGCGGCCACTGGTCGGTCCGCTCCCACCCCGCACCGGTCGCGCGGCGCGTGCGAGCGTTCGTCGAGGAGATCGAGTCCGGGTCTCCGCGCCCGACCCGCAACCTCACGGCGCAGCAGGCCCGCCGTCACGGCGGCGCCTTCGCCGGACAGGTCGCCGTGATCACCGGCGCGGGCAGCGGGATCGGCCGCTGCCTGGCCTTCGAGCTGGCCGAACGCGGGGCCCGGATCGTCGCGGTGGACGTCAACGCGCCCGCCGCCGAGCGCACCGCCGAACTCTGCTCCATGATCACGCCCGGCTCCAGCGCGCAGCGCGTGGACGTCACCGACTCCGCCGCCATGGACAAGCTCGCTGCAGGGGTGCGCGAGGAGTACGGGGTGCCGGACCTGGTCGTGAACAACGCCGGGATCGGCGTGGCCGGACCCTTCCTGGAGGCCAGCACCGAGGACCTGGAACGGGTCATCGACATCAACCTGTGGGGCGTGATCAACGGTGTCCGCGCGTTCGCCCCGATGATGGTGGAGAGCGGGGGCGGCGGCCGGATCGTCAACACCGCCTCGGCCGCGTCCTACCTGCCCTCGCGCTTGTACGGCGCCTACTCGGCCACCAAGGCCGCGGTGCTCGGGCTCAGCCGCTCCCTCCGTGGAGAACTGGCCGGGAAGGGCGTGAGCGTCACCGCCGTCTGCCCGGGCCTGATCAACACCGGGATCATCTCGAACGCCCGCCTCTCCGGGATGGGCGAGGTCTCCGGCACCAAGGACAAGCTCAACCGGCTCTACCGGCTGCGCGGCTACACCCCGGAGAAGGCGGCCCGGCGGATCGCGAACGCCATCGAGTCCGGCCCGGAGATCGTCCCGGTCACCAGCGAGGCGCACATCGGGCTGGCCCTGTCCCGGCTGTCCCCGGCAGCGATCCGCGGCTACGCCCGGGTGGCCCCGCCGATCTGA
- a CDS encoding M24 family metallopeptidase, with translation MSHKKVTGNTASQAELDAFRELQQLAYQAASDVAASLEPGVTEREAARRVREHLEARGVQDWFHTPFAWFGDRTAFRDFRVPLQFFPTRRRLEEGMPFILDCAPVRDGYVADIGYSGYLGENPLHDRLMDDLRAHRRLIVEKVREGNTLQDVYRAVDALIREQGYDNRHQVYPGRVIAHQVGKVESRLPKAIVAGFGIRSLQTLFGDLIVERAHHRSPLWADGDISAHPATPGMWAVEPHIGFRDIGVKFEEILVVTSDDAYWLDDDLPHVTRWSQRTLSDVGSKDTAAPLTTVGASEETATV, from the coding sequence ATGTCTCACAAGAAAGTGACTGGGAACACAGCTTCCCAGGCCGAGCTCGACGCCTTCCGAGAGCTCCAGCAGCTCGCCTACCAGGCCGCCAGCGACGTGGCGGCCTCCCTCGAACCCGGTGTGACCGAACGCGAAGCCGCCCGGCGCGTCCGCGAACACCTGGAGGCACGCGGGGTCCAGGACTGGTTCCACACCCCCTTCGCCTGGTTCGGCGACCGCACCGCCTTCCGTGACTTCCGGGTGCCCCTGCAGTTCTTCCCGACCAGGCGCAGGCTGGAGGAGGGCATGCCCTTCATCCTCGACTGCGCCCCGGTCCGGGACGGCTACGTCGCAGACATCGGCTACTCCGGCTACCTCGGCGAGAACCCCCTGCACGACCGTCTGATGGACGACCTGCGCGCGCACCGGCGCCTGATCGTCGAGAAGGTCCGCGAGGGCAACACCCTCCAGGACGTCTACCGCGCCGTCGACGCCCTCATCCGCGAACAGGGCTACGACAACCGGCACCAGGTCTATCCCGGCCGTGTCATCGCCCACCAGGTCGGCAAGGTCGAGTCCCGACTGCCCAAGGCGATCGTCGCGGGCTTCGGCATCCGCTCCCTGCAGACCCTGTTCGGCGACCTCATCGTCGAGCGCGCGCACCACCGCTCCCCGCTGTGGGCGGACGGCGACATCTCCGCGCACCCCGCCACCCCCGGCATGTGGGCGGTGGAACCCCACATCGGCTTCCGCGACATCGGGGTCAAGTTCGAGGAGATCCTCGTGGTCACCTCCGACGACGCCTACTGGCTCGACGACGACCTGCCCCACGTGACCCGGTGGAGTCAGCGGACCCTGAGCGACGTCGGCAGCAAGGACACCGCCGCCCCCTTGACCACCGTCGGCGCCAGCGAGGAGACCGCGACCGTATGA
- a CDS encoding IclR family transcriptional regulator — protein MSVLDALESGPASLAQLVQITGLARPTAHRLAVALERHRMVTRDSQGRFVLGPRLGELSIATGEDRLLAVAAPVLVQLRDLTGESAQLYRRQGDLRVCVAASERSSGLRDTVPVGSELPMNAGSAAQVLLAWEDSDRIRRSLVGARFTAASLAQVRRRRWAQSVAEREQGVASVSAPVSGPGGRVIGAVSVSGPIERLTRSPGRIHSQAVVSAAEKISESLHTYEGSH, from the coding sequence ATGTCCGTCCTCGACGCCTTGGAGTCGGGGCCCGCGTCGCTGGCCCAGCTGGTCCAGATCACCGGTCTGGCCCGCCCCACCGCCCACCGTCTCGCCGTCGCCCTGGAGCGGCACCGCATGGTCACCAGGGACAGTCAGGGCAGGTTCGTGCTCGGGCCGCGCCTGGGAGAGCTGTCGATCGCCACCGGCGAGGACCGCCTGCTCGCCGTGGCCGCCCCGGTCCTGGTCCAGCTGCGCGACCTCACCGGGGAGAGCGCCCAGCTCTACCGCCGCCAGGGCGACCTGCGCGTGTGCGTGGCCGCCTCCGAGCGCAGCAGCGGCCTGCGCGACACCGTCCCGGTCGGCAGCGAACTGCCGATGAACGCCGGTTCGGCCGCCCAGGTACTGCTGGCCTGGGAGGACTCCGACCGGATCCGCCGCTCGCTGGTGGGCGCGCGCTTCACCGCCGCCAGCCTGGCCCAGGTGCGCCGCCGCCGGTGGGCCCAGAGCGTCGCCGAACGCGAGCAGGGCGTGGCCTCGGTCTCGGCCCCGGTCTCCGGTCCGGGCGGTCGCGTGATCGGCGCGGTGTCCGTCTCCGGCCCGATAGAGCGCCTCACCCGCTCACCGGGGCGCATCCACTCGCAGGCCGTGGTGTCGGCCGCGGAGAAGATCAGCGAGTCCCTGCACACCTACGAGGGCTCCCACTAA
- the leuC gene encoding 3-isopropylmalate dehydratase large subunit encodes MARTMAEKVWEEHVVRRADGEPDLLYIDLHLVHEVTSPQAFEGLRLAGRSVRRPDLTIATEDHNVPTMDLLAPIADPVSRKQVETLRKNCSDFGIRLHPMGDIDQGVVHVVGPQLGLTQPGMTVVCGDSHTSTHGAFGALAFGIGTSQVEHVMATQTLPMQPFKTMAVTVNGTLRPGVSAKDVILAVIAKIGTGGGQGYVIEYRGEAIEALSMEARMTVCNMSIEAGARAGMIAPDQTTFDYVQGRPHAPQGADFDAAVEHWKSLRTDEGAEFDAEVVLDADELSPFVTWGTNPGQGVPLDAEVPDPASYEDPSARAAAEKALKYMDLKAGTPMREVKVDTVFLGSCTNGRIEDLRTAAEIVRGRKVADGVRMLVVPGSMRVKEQANEEGLGQVFLDAGAEWREAGCSMCLGMNPDQLKPGERSASTSNRNFEGRQGRGGRTHLVSPQVAAATAVRGTLSSPADLDAQ; translated from the coding sequence ATGGCACGCACGATGGCCGAGAAGGTCTGGGAGGAGCACGTCGTCCGACGTGCCGACGGCGAGCCGGACCTGCTCTACATCGACCTCCACCTCGTCCACGAGGTGACCAGCCCGCAGGCCTTCGAAGGGCTGCGACTGGCGGGTCGCTCCGTGCGCCGTCCGGATCTGACCATCGCCACCGAGGACCACAACGTTCCGACGATGGACCTCCTGGCCCCCATCGCCGACCCGGTCTCCCGCAAGCAGGTCGAGACGCTGCGCAAGAACTGCTCCGACTTCGGCATCCGCCTGCACCCGATGGGCGACATCGACCAGGGCGTCGTGCACGTGGTCGGCCCCCAGCTCGGCCTCACCCAGCCCGGCATGACCGTGGTCTGCGGCGACAGCCACACCAGCACCCACGGCGCGTTCGGTGCGCTGGCCTTCGGTATCGGCACCAGCCAGGTCGAGCACGTCATGGCCACCCAGACCCTGCCGATGCAGCCGTTCAAGACCATGGCCGTCACGGTCAACGGAACGCTCAGGCCGGGTGTGTCCGCCAAGGACGTCATCCTCGCCGTGATCGCCAAGATCGGGACCGGCGGCGGCCAGGGCTACGTCATCGAGTACCGGGGCGAGGCCATCGAGGCCCTGTCCATGGAAGCCCGCATGACGGTGTGCAACATGTCCATCGAGGCGGGCGCCCGCGCCGGGATGATCGCCCCGGACCAGACCACGTTCGACTACGTCCAGGGCCGCCCGCACGCGCCCCAGGGAGCGGACTTCGACGCCGCGGTCGAGCACTGGAAGAGCCTGCGCACCGACGAGGGCGCCGAGTTCGACGCCGAGGTGGTCCTGGACGCGGACGAGCTCAGCCCGTTCGTCACCTGGGGAACCAACCCCGGCCAGGGCGTACCGCTGGACGCCGAGGTGCCCGACCCCGCCTCCTACGAGGACCCCTCCGCGCGCGCCGCCGCCGAGAAGGCCCTGAAGTACATGGACCTCAAGGCCGGAACGCCGATGCGCGAGGTCAAGGTGGACACCGTCTTCCTCGGCTCGTGCACCAACGGCCGGATCGAGGACCTGCGCACCGCCGCGGAGATCGTCCGGGGCCGCAAGGTCGCCGACGGCGTGCGGATGCTCGTGGTGCCCGGCTCCATGCGGGTCAAGGAGCAGGCCAACGAGGAGGGCCTGGGCCAGGTCTTCCTGGACGCCGGGGCCGAGTGGCGCGAGGCGGGCTGCTCGATGTGCCTGGGTATGAACCCGGACCAGCTCAAGCCCGGAGAGCGCAGCGCCTCCACCTCCAACCGCAACTTCGAGGGCCGTCAGGGCCGCGGCGGCCGTACCCACCTGGTCTCGCCCCAGGTCGCCGCCGCCACCGCCGTGCGCGGCACCCTGTCCTCGCCCGCCGACCTGGACGCCCAGTAG
- the leuD gene encoding 3-isopropylmalate dehydratase small subunit, whose product MEKFDVHTGRAVPLRASNVDTDQIIPAVYLKRVSRTGFEDGLFAEWRKSDPDFVLNRPEYEGASVLVAGPDFGTGSSREHAVWALQDYGFKTVLSSRFADIFRGNSLKGGLLTVLLPQEVIDRLWDAIEADPATEVTVDLVNREVRGPGVRESFELDDYTRWRLLEGLDDIALTLRHTDEIGEFETTREPWKPVTL is encoded by the coding sequence ATGGAGAAGTTCGACGTCCACACCGGTCGGGCCGTCCCGCTGCGCGCCAGCAACGTCGACACCGACCAGATCATCCCCGCCGTCTACCTGAAGCGGGTCAGCCGCACCGGGTTCGAGGACGGCCTGTTCGCCGAGTGGCGCAAGTCCGACCCGGACTTCGTGCTCAACCGCCCCGAGTACGAGGGCGCGTCCGTCCTGGTGGCCGGGCCGGACTTCGGTACCGGTTCCTCCCGTGAGCACGCCGTGTGGGCCCTGCAGGACTACGGCTTCAAGACCGTGCTGTCCTCGCGCTTCGCCGACATCTTCCGCGGCAACTCGCTCAAGGGCGGCCTGCTGACCGTCCTGCTGCCGCAGGAGGTCATCGACCGGCTGTGGGACGCCATCGAGGCCGACCCCGCCACCGAGGTGACGGTGGACCTGGTCAACCGCGAGGTCCGCGGGCCCGGCGTGCGGGAGTCGTTCGAGTTGGACGACTACACCCGCTGGCGGCTGTTGGAGGGTCTGGACGACATCGCCCTGACGCTCCGTCACACGGACGAGATCGGTGAGTTCGAGACCACTCGTGAGCCCTGGAAGCCGGTCACGCTCTAG
- a CDS encoding HU family DNA-binding protein, which translates to MNKRDLIDAISDRLGDKKTATEAVNAVLETIQATVASGDKVAITGFGVFEKSERAARTARNPATGATINVPASFVPKFRAGADFKALVNGDKK; encoded by the coding sequence ATGAACAAGCGTGACCTGATCGACGCGATCTCCGACCGTCTCGGAGACAAGAAGACCGCGACCGAAGCGGTCAACGCTGTGCTTGAGACCATTCAGGCCACCGTGGCGTCGGGCGACAAGGTCGCCATCACGGGCTTCGGCGTTTTCGAGAAGTCCGAGCGTGCGGCTCGCACCGCCCGCAATCCCGCCACAGGCGCCACGATCAACGTCCCCGCGAGCTTCGTTCCGAAGTTCCGCGCTGGCGCTGACTTCAAGGCTCTGGTCAACGGCGACAAGAAGTAG
- the cofC gene encoding 2-phospho-L-lactate guanylyltransferase, whose product MRWSLIVPVKHLGLAKTRLARAAGELREDLALAVACDTVAAARSCPATGAVFAVTEDPRARAELAGLGAVVVGGEPGGGLNPALEHGARIAAARLPGFGVCALSADLPALRPAELERVLAAAAAHGRSFLADSPGVGTTLLAASPGLRLAPAFEGASRARHLAGGARELLVPGAESVRRDVDTPEDLTAAAALGVGPRTRELLERVAARAPSDAC is encoded by the coding sequence GTGCGCTGGTCCCTGATCGTCCCAGTCAAGCACCTCGGCCTGGCCAAGACACGACTGGCCCGGGCCGCCGGGGAGCTCCGGGAGGACCTGGCGCTGGCGGTCGCCTGCGACACGGTGGCCGCGGCGCGCTCCTGCCCGGCCACGGGGGCCGTGTTCGCGGTGACCGAGGATCCGCGTGCGCGCGCCGAGCTCGCGGGGCTGGGCGCGGTGGTGGTGGGCGGTGAGCCGGGCGGTGGTCTGAACCCGGCGCTGGAGCACGGGGCCCGGATCGCGGCCGCCCGCCTGCCGGGGTTCGGGGTGTGCGCGCTCTCCGCGGATCTGCCCGCGCTGCGCCCGGCCGAACTGGAGCGGGTGCTGGCGGCCGCCGCCGCGCACGGAAGGTCGTTTCTGGCGGACTCCCCCGGCGTGGGGACCACTCTGCTGGCCGCTTCGCCCGGGCTGCGGCTCGCCCCGGCCTTCGAGGGGGCCTCACGCGCCCGCCATCTGGCCGGTGGGGCCCGCGAACTGCTGGTCCCGGGTGCGGAGTCGGTCCGGCGGGACGTGGACACCCCGGAGGATCTGACGGCCGCGGCGGCCCTGGGTGTGGGGCCTCGCACGCGTGAACTCCTGGAGCGGGTGGCGGCGCGTGCTCCGAGCGACGCCTGCTGA
- a CDS encoding lysophospholipid acyltransferase family protein yields the protein MAKQRESRWVKWVVSRIVRFVLWFVVKPEWKGTEHVPAQGGAIIAANHLSVTDPLTVAHFLYIGARRWPTFTMKDAVMKIPVVRSVARSTGQIPIKRGSADAVKALGEAEKALVEDGSSVIFYPEGTCTRDPELWPMTAKNGVARLALTTGVPVIPVAHWGEQNILPYGEKKPRLLPPRKKVQFRAGPAVDLSEFRGKPITATVLDGATRAIMADITALQAEIRGETPPAEPFDFKKARQRAAEAKRSEPGEITRTPEGPTADSNADRTAEDTEADNGKNSTGA from the coding sequence GTGGCCAAGCAACGAGAATCGCGATGGGTCAAGTGGGTCGTGTCCCGGATCGTCCGGTTCGTCCTGTGGTTCGTGGTCAAGCCCGAGTGGAAGGGCACCGAGCACGTGCCCGCCCAGGGCGGAGCCATCATCGCGGCGAACCACCTTTCGGTGACCGACCCCCTGACCGTCGCGCACTTCCTCTACATCGGTGCGCGCCGCTGGCCGACCTTCACCATGAAGGACGCGGTCATGAAGATCCCCGTGGTCCGCTCGGTGGCCAGGAGCACCGGACAGATCCCGATCAAGCGCGGCAGCGCCGACGCGGTCAAGGCGCTGGGCGAGGCCGAGAAGGCGCTCGTCGAGGACGGTTCGTCGGTGATCTTCTACCCGGAGGGCACCTGCACACGCGACCCCGAGCTGTGGCCGATGACCGCCAAGAACGGCGTGGCCCGGCTGGCCCTGACCACCGGTGTGCCGGTCATCCCCGTCGCGCACTGGGGCGAGCAGAACATCCTGCCCTACGGTGAGAAGAAGCCGCGTCTGCTGCCGCCGCGCAAGAAGGTCCAGTTCCGCGCGGGCCCGGCGGTGGACCTGTCCGAGTTCCGGGGCAAGCCGATCACCGCGACCGTCCTGGACGGCGCCACCAGGGCGATCATGGCCGACATCACCGCCCTGCAGGCCGAGATCCGCGGTGAGACCCCGCCGGCCGAGCCCTTCGACTTCAAGAAGGCCCGCCAGCGGGCCGCGGAGGCCAAGCGCAGCGAGCCGGGGGAGATCACGCGAACCCCCGAGGGGCCGACCGCTGACTCGAACGCCGACAGGACCGCCGAAGACACCGAAGCCGACAACGGGAAGAACAGCACGGGGGCATGA
- a CDS encoding NAD(P)H-dependent glycerol-3-phosphate dehydrogenase, which yields MTDQMSADNVGHVKVAVLGSGSWGTTFANIVADAADLARKSGEGPVAEVVLWGRRAAVVDAINESSENPDYFPGITLNGRLHATTDAAEALSGARVVVLAVPSQTLRENLASWREHIAEDAVVVSLMKGVELGTLMRMSQVIGEVLEMSEKRIAVVSGPNLAREIIERQPATAVVACPHYETAVLLQGLCKSAYFRPYTSTDLVGVEIGGAMKNVIGLAVGVAEGMGFGDNTKASLITRGLAETTRLAVTLGADEHTLSGLAGMGDLVATCSSPLSRNRTFGEKLGAGKTLEQVVAETRQTAEGVKSSESILELGWTHGVDMPITEAVVKMMHHDMSPAQALLAFMSRSTKPERYGV from the coding sequence ATGACCGACCAGATGAGCGCTGACAACGTGGGCCACGTGAAGGTCGCGGTACTGGGCAGCGGGTCCTGGGGGACCACGTTCGCCAACATCGTCGCCGACGCCGCGGACCTGGCGCGCAAGAGCGGCGAGGGCCCCGTGGCCGAGGTGGTCCTGTGGGGGCGCCGGGCCGCGGTGGTCGACGCGATCAACGAGTCCTCGGAGAACCCGGACTACTTCCCGGGGATCACGCTCAACGGGCGGCTGCACGCCACCACGGACGCGGCCGAGGCGCTGTCCGGCGCCCGGGTCGTGGTGCTGGCCGTCCCCTCGCAGACACTGCGGGAGAACCTGGCGTCCTGGCGGGAGCACATCGCCGAGGACGCGGTGGTGGTCAGCCTCATGAAGGGTGTCGAGCTCGGCACCCTCATGCGGATGAGCCAGGTCATCGGCGAGGTCCTGGAAATGTCCGAGAAGCGGATCGCCGTGGTGTCCGGGCCCAACCTGGCCCGGGAGATCATCGAGCGCCAGCCGGCCACCGCCGTGGTCGCCTGCCCGCACTACGAGACGGCCGTCCTCCTACAGGGGCTCTGCAAGTCCGCGTACTTCCGCCCCTACACCAGCACCGACCTGGTGGGCGTGGAGATCGGCGGCGCGATGAAGAACGTGATCGGCCTGGCGGTCGGCGTCGCCGAGGGCATGGGTTTCGGTGACAACACCAAGGCCTCGCTGATCACCCGCGGGCTGGCCGAGACCACCCGCCTCGCGGTGACGCTCGGAGCCGACGAACACACCCTGTCCGGCCTGGCCGGAATGGGTGACCTCGTGGCGACATGCTCGTCCCCACTGTCGCGGAACCGGACCTTCGGTGAGAAACTGGGCGCGGGCAAAACCCTTGAACAGGTCGTCGCCGAGACCAGGCAGACGGCCGAGGGGGTCAAGTCGTCCGAGTCGATCCTCGAACTCGGCTGGACCCACGGGGTCGACATGCCGATCACCGAGGCCGTCGTCAAGATGATGCACCACGACATGAGCCCGGCCCAGGCGCTGCTGGCGTTCATGTCACGCAGCACCAAGCCGGAGCGCTACGGCGTCTGA
- a CDS encoding trans-sulfuration enzyme family protein, whose amino-acid sequence MTHTPGSGSAGEHTRAVSAPPAPVPAERPMRMPVHRATTYAFDTSQGFADVLAGARSGYSYARIDSPTVDAFADAVAALEGAGLPDRVRGQAFASGMAAISTVLLALTEAGAHVVASRQIYGNTYSLLDRLMRRFGVRTDFVDVTDLDAVRAAVTPQTRVVFTETLSNPAMTVSDLPGLAQIAREAGAALVVDSTFASPAVCRPLEFGADIVVHSATKYLGGHSDTTGGVAVASPDLIDRIRAARIDLGPCLAPDEAYLLHRGLETLPLRVRRQCESAAAFAAALDGHPLVERVDHPSLASHPEHTLAGKLFDEGRYGAVVTVHPRGGADEGMAFADRLRVATIAASLGGTHTLAGHVASTSHRGMSEAELAAAGISLGAVRFSIGLEDPQDLIEDALAALDGGK is encoded by the coding sequence ATGACACACACACCTGGTTCCGGGAGCGCGGGGGAGCACACGCGGGCGGTCTCCGCCCCGCCGGCTCCGGTCCCCGCCGAGCGGCCGATGCGGATGCCCGTCCACCGGGCCACCACCTACGCGTTCGACACCTCCCAGGGGTTCGCGGACGTGCTGGCCGGTGCGCGGAGCGGCTACTCCTACGCCCGCATCGACAGTCCCACCGTGGACGCCTTCGCGGACGCGGTCGCGGCGCTGGAGGGCGCGGGGCTCCCGGACCGGGTGCGTGGTCAGGCCTTCGCCTCCGGTATGGCGGCGATCAGCACCGTGCTGCTGGCCCTCACCGAGGCCGGGGCGCACGTGGTGGCCTCCCGCCAGATCTACGGCAACACGTACTCGCTGCTGGACCGGCTGATGCGCCGCTTCGGGGTGCGCACGGACTTCGTGGACGTCACCGACCTGGACGCCGTACGCGCGGCGGTCACACCCCAGACGCGCGTGGTGTTCACCGAGACGCTGTCCAACCCGGCCATGACCGTCTCCGATCTGCCCGGGCTGGCGCAGATCGCCCGTGAGGCGGGCGCCGCCCTGGTGGTGGACTCCACGTTCGCCTCCCCGGCGGTCTGCCGCCCCCTGGAGTTCGGCGCCGACATCGTGGTGCACTCGGCCACCAAGTACCTGGGCGGGCACAGCGACACCACCGGCGGCGTGGCCGTGGCCTCGCCCGACCTGATCGACCGTATCCGCGCGGCCCGCATCGACCTGGGCCCGTGCCTGGCCCCGGACGAGGCGTACCTGCTGCACCGCGGCCTGGAGACCCTGCCGCTGCGCGTGCGGCGCCAGTGCGAGAGCGCCGCTGCCTTCGCGGCCGCCCTGGACGGGCACCCGCTCGTGGAGCGGGTGGACCACCCGTCGCTGGCCTCGCACCCCGAGCACACGCTCGCCGGCAAGCTCTTCGACGAAGGCCGCTACGGCGCGGTGGTCACCGTGCACCCGCGCGGCGGCGCCGACGAGGGCATGGCCTTCGCGGACCGGCTTCGGGTGGCCACCATCGCCGCCTCCCTCGGCGGCACGCACACCCTGGCCGGGCACGTGGCCTCGACCTCGCACCGCGGCATGAGCGAGGCGGAGCTGGCCGCCGCGGGCATCTCCCTGGGCGCGGTACGGTTCTCCATCGGTCTGGAGGACCCCCAGGACCTCATCGAGGACGCCCTCGCGGCGCTCGACGGAGGAAAGTGA